A window of Auraticoccus monumenti contains these coding sequences:
- a CDS encoding CsbD family protein yields the protein MGIGDKAANKAEELAGKAKEGVGDATDNRDLQAEGKGQQGEAGVKQAGEHVKDAGRDIKDGLR from the coding sequence ATGGGTATCGGAGACAAGGCCGCGAACAAGGCCGAGGAGCTGGCCGGCAAGGCCAAGGAGGGCGTCGGCGACGCCACCGACAACCGTGACCTCCAGGCCGAGGGCAAGGGCCAGCAGGGCGAGGCCGGCGTGAAGCAGGCCGGCGAGCACGTCAAGGACGCCGGCCGCGATATCAAGGACGGCCTGCGCTGA
- the dacB gene encoding D-alanyl-D-alanine carboxypeptidase/D-alanyl-D-alanine endopeptidase — protein MALLVVVGVVAGSSVAWGRPALYATGLLVDGGSPTVDPDVLRPPQPEPAPPGAPTLLPTAEEGEVPSPEALAERLRAVSRSGIGGRFDLSVVDAAGGAELYREGGGPSIPASTQKILTGVAVLHELGADHRFTTSVERRGARWVLVGGGDPLLTGDTVGGYPARGSLEQLAQQTSEAVEEAGVTEVDLGLDTDLFAGPAWSPDWPENYRDQVTPVSALVVDQGRLAGVSPGPREDRPARAALDRFAELLEDQGVEVGDVDDRSADGSGTTVAEVPSAPVGVLVERMLMTSDNDVAEFLLRHAALAAGEPASFEGGEAVVGAVLDELGIDDEGRRTRDGSGLSRENRLSSETLTAVVGLALSEEGAALRPLVTGLPVAGAVGSLSGRFTDPDSGAGLGEVRAKTGSLRQTNSLAGYTRTADGRLVAFALLVNEAENDYAARVWLDRAASAVSSCGC, from the coding sequence GTGGCGCTGCTGGTGGTGGTCGGTGTGGTGGCGGGCAGCTCGGTGGCCTGGGGACGTCCGGCGCTGTACGCGACGGGACTGCTGGTGGACGGCGGCAGTCCCACGGTCGACCCCGACGTGCTGCGCCCGCCGCAGCCCGAGCCGGCACCCCCCGGCGCCCCGACGCTGCTGCCGACCGCGGAGGAGGGCGAGGTCCCCTCGCCCGAGGCCCTCGCCGAGCGGCTCCGCGCGGTGTCGCGCTCGGGGATCGGGGGACGGTTCGACCTGAGCGTGGTCGACGCGGCCGGGGGTGCGGAGCTGTACCGGGAGGGCGGCGGACCGAGCATCCCGGCGTCGACCCAGAAGATCCTGACCGGGGTGGCGGTCCTGCACGAGCTGGGCGCCGACCACCGCTTCACCACCTCGGTGGAGCGACGTGGGGCGCGCTGGGTGCTGGTCGGCGGCGGGGACCCCCTGCTCACCGGGGACACCGTCGGCGGCTACCCGGCACGGGGGAGCCTGGAGCAGCTCGCGCAGCAGACCTCCGAGGCCGTCGAGGAGGCCGGGGTGACCGAGGTCGACCTCGGCCTGGACACCGACCTGTTCGCCGGGCCGGCGTGGAGCCCGGACTGGCCGGAGAACTACCGCGACCAGGTGACCCCGGTGTCGGCGCTGGTGGTCGACCAGGGTCGGCTGGCCGGGGTCAGCCCCGGACCGCGCGAGGACCGGCCCGCCCGGGCGGCCCTGGACCGGTTCGCGGAGCTGCTGGAGGACCAGGGGGTGGAGGTCGGCGACGTCGACGACCGGAGCGCCGACGGCTCGGGGACCACGGTGGCCGAGGTGCCCTCGGCCCCGGTCGGGGTGCTGGTGGAGCGGATGCTGATGACCAGCGACAACGACGTCGCCGAGTTCCTGCTGCGTCACGCCGCCCTGGCCGCGGGGGAGCCGGCGAGCTTCGAGGGCGGGGAGGCCGTGGTCGGGGCCGTGCTGGACGAGCTGGGGATCGACGACGAGGGGCGGCGGACCCGTGACGGCAGCGGTCTGTCGCGGGAGAACCGGCTCTCCTCCGAAACCCTGACCGCCGTGGTCGGGCTGGCGCTGTCGGAGGAGGGGGCGGCTCTGCGGCCGCTGGTGACCGGGCTGCCGGTGGCCGGCGCGGTCGGCAGCCTGTCCGGGCGCTTCACCGACCCCGACTCCGGCGCCGGGCTGGGGGAGGTGCGGGCCAAGACGGGGAGCCTCCGCCAGACCAACTCGCTGGCGGGCTACACGCGCACCGCCGACGGGCGCCTGGTGGCCTTCGCGCTGCTGGTGAACGAGGCCGAGAACGACTACGCCGCCCGGGTCTGGTTGGACCGGGCGGCGTCAGCCGTGTCGTCGTGCGGGTGCTGA
- a CDS encoding inorganic diphosphatase, with the protein MTEEYAEPAKQFGRSSTPPAGIPFDVTIEIPKGGKNKYEMDHVTGRIRLDRTLFTSTQYPWDYGFIEQTLGQDEDPLDALVLVPEPTFPGCLIECRAVGMFRMRDEAGGDDKVVCVPRADLRRNHWTDLDDLPEMMIREIEHFFTVYKDLEPGKSVEGATWVGREEAEAEIMASLERAKGTGYEKKNVNLH; encoded by the coding sequence GTGACTGAAGAGTATGCCGAGCCGGCGAAGCAGTTCGGGCGCAGCAGCACCCCACCGGCCGGGATCCCCTTCGACGTCACGATCGAGATACCCAAGGGTGGCAAGAACAAGTACGAGATGGACCACGTGACGGGCCGGATCCGTCTGGACCGCACCCTCTTCACCTCCACGCAGTACCCCTGGGACTACGGCTTCATCGAGCAGACCCTGGGCCAGGACGAGGACCCGCTGGACGCCCTGGTGCTGGTGCCCGAGCCGACGTTCCCCGGCTGCCTGATCGAGTGCCGCGCGGTCGGGATGTTCCGGATGAGGGACGAGGCCGGTGGTGACGACAAGGTGGTCTGCGTGCCGCGTGCGGACCTGCGTCGCAACCACTGGACCGACCTGGACGACCTGCCCGAGATGATGATCCGGGAGATCGAGCACTTCTTCACCGTCTACAAGGACCTCGAGCCCGGCAAGTCCGTCGAGGGGGCCACCTGGGTGGGCCGCGAGGAGGCCGAGGCCGAGATCATGGCGAGCCTCGAGCGCGCCAAGGGCACCGGCTACGAGAAGAAGAACGTCAACCTGCACTGA
- a CDS encoding fluoride efflux transporter FluC — MTRAASPRRGSFVLLVASGSTVGSLARAGASQLVPDPWTALWLVDVGGALLLGFLTGALAGRPSGRWLTPLLGPGVLGGFTTLSAVTVLVAGSGSGWPLAFASLVALTLTGVMAGWAGLRWGRGLGASGARQPGLPAAPEAAPEDPAPEDHAPDGPERSA, encoded by the coding sequence ATGACCCGCGCCGCCTCGCCGCGTCGCGGGTCGTTCGTCCTCCTGGTCGCGTCGGGCAGCACGGTCGGGTCGCTGGCCCGTGCCGGTGCCTCCCAGCTGGTCCCCGACCCGTGGACCGCCCTCTGGCTGGTGGACGTCGGCGGGGCGCTGCTGCTCGGCTTCCTCACCGGCGCGCTCGCGGGACGCCCCTCCGGACGCTGGCTGACGCCGCTGCTGGGTCCGGGGGTGCTGGGCGGCTTCACCACCCTCTCCGCGGTCACGGTGCTGGTGGCCGGGAGCGGGTCGGGCTGGCCGCTGGCCTTCGCCTCCCTGGTGGCCCTGACGCTGACCGGCGTCATGGCCGGGTGGGCTGGGCTGCGCTGGGGTCGCGGGCTCGGGGCGTCGGGCGCTCGGCAGCCCGGGCTCCCCGCCGCCCCCGAAGCCGCCCCCGAAGACCCCGCACCCGAGGACCACGCGCCCGACGGCCCGGAGCGGTCGGCGTGA
- a CDS encoding fluoride efflux transporter FluC, producing the protein MTATTWLAVALGGFLGGALRGWLATVLPPAGDGLPRAVLLCNVAGSFALGLATALLLPGSPAAALVGTGFCGALTTWSTFSLDVVSLLEQRRRRTALGYVLTTAGAGLLAAAVGLTLGSALGG; encoded by the coding sequence GTGACCGCGACCACCTGGCTCGCCGTCGCCCTGGGCGGGTTCCTCGGCGGCGCCCTGCGCGGCTGGCTCGCCACCGTCCTGCCCCCCGCCGGGGACGGACTGCCCCGGGCGGTCCTGCTCTGCAACGTGGCCGGCTCCTTCGCCCTCGGGCTGGCCACCGCCCTGCTGCTCCCGGGGTCGCCGGCCGCGGCCCTGGTGGGTACCGGGTTCTGCGGCGCCCTGACCACCTGGTCCACCTTCAGCCTGGACGTGGTCAGCCTGCTCGAGCAGCGCCGGCGCCGCACCGCGCTGGGCTACGTCCTCACCACCGCGGGGGCCGGGCTGCTGGCCGCCGCGGTCGGGCTCACGCTCGGGTCGGCGCTCGGCGGCTGA
- a CDS encoding TRM11 family SAM-dependent methyltransferase → MTTYLMMIAPSGNRVYAAGSAPLAAAELEVCAGHVLADVRPLRLAGADYLAFETDQSLDEDGLALLAGQSLRLAVFERTGDAEAPLLRPVEVPEVDLLDDDLVSIPKYPGKTNELFTRMLLNVTLAQVRRSPGEDGRFTVLDPLCGRGTTLTTAWLAGHHGAGVEGDEKAVEQGAAFLRTWLRRKRLKHTAEVRPVRRDGKVLGRRLEVEVRPEGTAPLQLTVLTGDTRRSAELYGKRRFDAVVTDAPYGVVHGSQTDVRGVSGRRDRSPAGLLREAIPVWASQLRQGGALGLSWNTFGLAREDLLGLLADAGLEPLDGGPWHRFSHRVDSSIQRDLVVATKPAATT, encoded by the coding sequence GTGACGACGTACCTGATGATGATCGCCCCGTCCGGCAACCGGGTCTACGCGGCCGGCTCGGCCCCACTGGCCGCCGCCGAGCTCGAGGTCTGCGCCGGGCACGTGCTCGCCGACGTCCGCCCGCTGCGGCTGGCCGGTGCGGACTACCTCGCCTTCGAGACCGACCAGTCCCTCGACGAGGACGGGCTCGCCCTGCTGGCCGGGCAGTCGCTGCGGCTGGCGGTCTTCGAGCGCACCGGTGACGCCGAGGCACCCCTGCTCCGGCCCGTCGAGGTCCCCGAGGTCGACCTGCTCGACGACGACCTGGTCAGCATCCCCAAGTACCCCGGCAAGACCAACGAGCTGTTCACCCGGATGCTGCTCAACGTCACCCTCGCCCAGGTGCGCCGCTCCCCCGGCGAGGACGGCCGCTTCACCGTGCTGGACCCCCTCTGCGGCCGGGGCACCACGCTGACCACCGCCTGGCTGGCCGGGCACCACGGGGCCGGCGTCGAGGGCGACGAGAAGGCCGTGGAGCAGGGGGCCGCGTTCCTGCGGACCTGGCTGCGGCGCAAGCGGCTCAAGCACACCGCCGAGGTCCGGCCGGTGCGCCGGGACGGCAAGGTGCTGGGCCGCCGGCTGGAGGTCGAGGTGCGTCCGGAGGGCACCGCCCCGTTGCAGCTCACCGTGCTCACCGGGGACACCCGCCGCTCGGCCGAGCTCTACGGGAAGCGCCGCTTCGACGCCGTGGTGACCGACGCCCCCTACGGCGTGGTCCACGGCAGCCAGACCGACGTCCGCGGGGTCAGCGGCCGGCGGGACCGCTCACCGGCCGGGCTGCTGCGCGAGGCCATCCCGGTCTGGGCGTCCCAGCTCCGCCAGGGCGGGGCGCTCGGGCTGTCCTGGAACACCTTCGGGCTGGCGCGGGAGGACCTGCTGGGGCTGCTCGCCGACGCCGGGCTGGAGCCCCTGGACGGCGGGCCGTGGCACCGGTTCTCCCACCGGGTCGACTCCTCGATCCAGCGCGACCTGGTGGTGGCGACCAAGCCGGCCGCCACCACCTGA
- a CDS encoding acetylxylan esterase → MPRSDLPLQDLLEYRCSTPEPQDLDAFWERTLAENAHPLDVRLEPVETGLTLVDTFDVTFSGYGGAPIRAWLHLPAGRSGPLPVVVQFHGYSGGRGLAHQMAPWPLAGYAHLTVDTRGQGWSNGGHEPTPDPEPSAPHHPGSMTQGIQSPDTYFYRRVYTDAVRALQVAASLEATDAERVAVVGGSQGGAITIAAAGLAPKVGLRLRAAMPDVPFLCDFRRALDVATSGPYLEIERYLHTFRGREEEALATLDHFDGVHLARRAECPTLFSVGLLDTTCPPSTVFGAYAGWGAEDKQIKVYPFNNHEGGEGYHQRRQLSWLAERLA, encoded by the coding sequence ATGCCACGCAGCGACCTGCCCCTGCAGGACCTCCTCGAGTACCGGTGCAGCACCCCCGAGCCCCAGGACCTGGACGCGTTCTGGGAGCGGACGCTGGCCGAGAACGCCCATCCCCTGGACGTCCGCCTGGAGCCGGTGGAGACCGGCCTGACCCTGGTGGACACCTTCGACGTCACCTTCTCCGGCTACGGCGGCGCGCCGATCAGGGCGTGGCTGCACCTGCCGGCCGGCCGCTCGGGACCGCTCCCGGTCGTGGTGCAGTTCCACGGCTACTCCGGTGGCCGCGGCCTGGCCCACCAGATGGCGCCCTGGCCGCTGGCCGGGTACGCCCACCTGACCGTGGACACCCGCGGGCAGGGCTGGAGCAACGGCGGCCACGAGCCGACCCCGGACCCCGAGCCGTCGGCCCCGCACCACCCCGGTTCGATGACCCAGGGCATCCAGAGCCCGGACACCTACTTCTACCGCCGGGTCTACACCGACGCCGTGCGCGCGCTCCAGGTGGCGGCCTCGCTGGAGGCCACCGACGCCGAGCGCGTCGCCGTGGTGGGCGGCAGCCAGGGTGGGGCGATCACCATCGCCGCGGCAGGTCTGGCCCCCAAGGTGGGCCTGAGGCTCCGCGCGGCGATGCCGGACGTCCCGTTCCTGTGCGACTTCCGCCGGGCCCTGGACGTCGCGACCTCCGGGCCGTACCTGGAGATCGAGCGTTACCTGCACACCTTCCGCGGTCGGGAGGAGGAGGCGCTGGCCACCCTCGACCACTTCGACGGCGTCCACCTGGCCCGGCGGGCGGAGTGCCCGACGCTGTTCTCGGTCGGTCTGCTGGACACCACCTGCCCGCCCTCCACCGTCTTCGGCGCCTACGCCGGGTGGGGGGCCGAGGACAAGCAGATCAAGGTGTACCCGTTCAACAACCACGAGGGCGGCGAGGGCTACCACCAGCGCCGGCAGCTCAGCTGGCTGGCCGAGCGGCTGGCCTGA
- a CDS encoding SixA phosphatase family protein, whose amino-acid sequence MDRRLHLLRHATTEDARPGHPDRDRRLTPLGHRQAAELGRWLETSGTLVDLVWCSPAERTRQTAAGLRLTAPTTVEPSLYRADPEDVRELVAGCDPEVASLLVVGHNPPVAELAHALAVGTPEDQTIARRFPPGTLASFAVAGWDDLGTARLTGLRLP is encoded by the coding sequence ATGGACCGTCGGCTCCACCTCCTCCGCCACGCCACCACCGAGGACGCCCGCCCGGGCCACCCCGACCGCGACCGGCGCCTGACCCCGCTGGGCCACCGCCAGGCGGCCGAGCTCGGCCGGTGGCTGGAGACCTCGGGCACCCTCGTCGACCTGGTGTGGTGCTCCCCCGCCGAGCGCACCCGCCAGACCGCGGCAGGCCTCCGGCTGACGGCCCCCACCACCGTCGAGCCCTCGCTCTACCGGGCCGACCCCGAGGACGTGCGGGAGCTGGTCGCCGGCTGCGACCCGGAGGTGGCCTCGCTGCTCGTGGTCGGCCACAACCCTCCCGTCGCCGAGCTCGCGCACGCACTGGCCGTCGGGACGCCGGAGGATCAGACGATCGCGCGGCGCTTCCCGCCGGGCACCCTGGCCAGCTTCGCCGTCGCCGGGTGGGACGACCTGGGCACCGCCCGGCTCACCGGCCTGCGGCTGCCCTAG
- a CDS encoding DUF1707 SHOCT-like domain-containing protein, translating to MSEQPQLRIGDRERDLVASVLQDAMAEGRITVEELHERLDAALVARYFSDLDALVADLPIEPPSTALNRPRPGVEARLVESPGAVPQDRLVLDAGWSSAARTGRWSVPPFIEINAGMGSVRLDCLQAVAPEVVDIRMIGSMGTTTIVVPESWAADIDRLAAGWGSARSRVAATPSAGGTLLVLHGSVGMGSVTVRGANWFDRRKLEKQGIDPSRRPELGR from the coding sequence ATGTCGGAGCAGCCCCAGCTACGGATCGGTGACCGTGAGCGCGACCTCGTGGCCTCGGTGCTGCAGGACGCCATGGCCGAGGGCCGGATCACCGTCGAGGAGCTGCACGAGCGCCTCGACGCCGCGCTGGTGGCCCGCTACTTCTCCGACCTGGACGCCCTGGTGGCCGACCTGCCGATCGAGCCGCCGTCGACGGCGCTCAACCGGCCGCGGCCCGGGGTCGAGGCGCGGCTGGTCGAGTCACCGGGTGCGGTGCCCCAGGACCGGCTGGTGCTGGACGCCGGCTGGTCGTCCGCGGCGCGGACCGGGCGCTGGAGCGTCCCGCCCTTCATCGAGATCAACGCCGGGATGGGCTCGGTCCGGCTGGACTGCCTGCAGGCCGTCGCGCCGGAGGTGGTCGACATCCGGATGATCGGGTCGATGGGGACCACCACCATCGTCGTCCCGGAGAGCTGGGCCGCCGACATCGACCGGCTGGCCGCCGGCTGGGGCTCGGCCAGGAGCAGGGTCGCCGCCACGCCGTCAGCCGGGGGGACGCTGCTGGTCCTGCACGGGTCGGTGGGGATGGGTTCGGTGACCGTCCGCGGTGCCAACTGGTTCGACCGCCGCAAGCTGGAGAAGCAGGGCATCGACCCGTCGCGCCGGCCCGAGCTCGGCCGCTGA
- a CDS encoding rhomboid family intramembrane serine protease gives MSSTLVTGHRLRDAAGGALPPVVLTALMWLSELVDTVLGGALDRYGIQPREVDGLVGILAAPLLHGGLGHLVANTGAFVVLGVLTALITGRFWAATLGIAVVGGLAVWLLGAEGTVHIGASGLVYGYAAFLFAWGLFVRRALAIAAALFVALAYGGIVWGVLPTASGVSWEGHLFGALAGVLMAWLLSRRPRHALR, from the coding sequence ATGTCGTCCACCCTCGTGACGGGCCACCGGCTGCGCGACGCAGCCGGTGGTGCGCTGCCCCCGGTCGTCCTCACCGCCCTGATGTGGCTCAGCGAGCTCGTCGACACGGTGCTCGGAGGGGCGCTGGACCGTTATGGCATCCAGCCCCGGGAGGTGGACGGGCTGGTCGGCATCCTGGCCGCGCCGCTGCTGCACGGCGGGCTCGGCCACCTGGTGGCCAACACGGGTGCCTTCGTCGTGCTCGGCGTGCTGACCGCGCTGATCACCGGGCGCTTCTGGGCCGCGACGCTGGGGATCGCCGTGGTCGGCGGGCTCGCGGTGTGGCTGCTGGGCGCCGAGGGGACCGTGCACATCGGTGCCAGCGGCCTGGTCTACGGCTACGCCGCGTTCCTCTTCGCCTGGGGGCTCTTCGTCCGCCGGGCGCTGGCCATCGCGGCCGCCCTGTTCGTGGCCCTGGCCTACGGCGGCATCGTGTGGGGGGTGCTCCCCACCGCCTCGGGCGTCAGCTGGGAGGGCCACCTCTTCGGGGCGCTGGCCGGGGTGCTGATGGCCTGGCTGCTGTCCCGCCGCCCCCGTCACGCCCTCCGCTGA
- a CDS encoding PhoX family protein, translated as MSGKTHGNRSAVTCHLKCDSACASDAPNESTEPSFRDIAESALSRRAVLLGGSALAAAAAIPMTLDGGLPAVATEGARAPGERAVKGRLPFTPIAPVDAAVDAFTVPAGYEWQAIIRWGDPLFHNSPAFVPGKADPEAQELQFGYNNDYLDILVEKNGRRALLCCNHEYTNRNIMFPPTANAAQEEQVLKHLMAAHGFAVVELERKRKGEQWSYIKGAPRNRRITAYTPFELTGAAAGSEYVQTAADPEGTTVLGTIGNCAGGTTPWGTILSGEENFNGYFKADPTARGNARYGLNDRPSNYGWEAIEPRFDATSEAYRNEPNRFGYIIEIDPSDPTSTPRKHTAMGRFKHEGANVRVDESGTVVAYMGDDERFDYLYKFVSSRKFMTGSSARAKRNNMLLLTDGDLYVARFSGRQNPDNDNLGKGVWLPLVLNGQSRVDGMSVEEVLVYTRLAADTVRPTPMDRPEDVEPNPRTGKVYVACTNNTDRGKAGKPAADPANPRNANKNGHVIEITERRNRADSTVFDWNLLIVCGMPEDAGTYFGGWDGPVAPISSPDNLAFDSEGNLWISTDGQPGTIGLADALHRVPLEGAERGHLTQFLAVPNQAETSGPVIHDKDGSVFVAVQHPGEDGTWDDQQSFFPDYVAAGARPGKGEWRGPRPSVVQVTRKR; from the coding sequence ATGTCCGGCAAGACCCACGGCAACCGCAGCGCCGTGACCTGCCACCTGAAGTGCGACTCCGCCTGCGCCTCCGACGCGCCCAACGAGAGCACCGAGCCGTCCTTCCGCGACATCGCCGAGAGCGCGCTCAGCCGCCGGGCCGTGCTGCTGGGTGGCTCGGCCCTGGCCGCTGCCGCGGCCATCCCGATGACCCTCGACGGCGGCCTGCCCGCCGTGGCCACCGAGGGCGCCCGCGCCCCCGGTGAGCGTGCGGTCAAGGGGAGGCTCCCCTTCACCCCCATCGCCCCCGTCGACGCCGCGGTGGACGCCTTCACGGTGCCCGCCGGCTACGAGTGGCAGGCCATCATCCGCTGGGGTGACCCGCTGTTCCACAACTCCCCGGCCTTCGTGCCCGGCAAGGCCGACCCGGAGGCCCAGGAGCTGCAGTTCGGGTACAACAACGACTACCTGGACATCCTGGTGGAGAAGAACGGCCGCCGCGCCCTGCTGTGCTGCAACCACGAGTACACCAACCGCAACATCATGTTCCCGCCCACGGCGAACGCCGCGCAGGAGGAGCAGGTCCTCAAGCACCTGATGGCCGCGCACGGCTTCGCCGTCGTCGAGCTGGAGCGCAAGCGCAAGGGCGAGCAGTGGAGCTACATCAAGGGCGCGCCCCGGAACCGTCGCATCACCGCCTACACCCCCTTCGAGCTGACCGGTGCGGCCGCCGGCTCCGAGTACGTGCAGACCGCGGCCGACCCCGAGGGCACCACCGTGCTGGGCACCATCGGCAACTGCGCCGGTGGCACCACCCCGTGGGGCACCATCCTGTCGGGTGAGGAGAACTTCAACGGCTACTTCAAGGCCGACCCCACCGCCCGCGGCAACGCCCGCTACGGGCTGAACGACCGTCCCTCCAACTACGGCTGGGAGGCCATCGAGCCCCGCTTCGACGCCACCAGCGAGGCCTACCGCAACGAGCCCAACCGCTTCGGCTACATCATCGAGATCGACCCCAGCGACCCCACCTCGACCCCCCGCAAGCACACCGCGATGGGCCGCTTCAAGCACGAGGGCGCCAACGTGCGCGTCGACGAGTCCGGCACCGTGGTGGCCTACATGGGTGACGACGAGCGCTTCGACTACCTGTACAAGTTCGTCTCCAGCCGCAAGTTCATGACCGGCAGCTCGGCCCGCGCCAAGCGCAACAACATGCTGCTGCTCACCGACGGCGACCTCTACGTGGCCCGCTTCAGCGGTCGCCAGAACCCCGACAACGACAACCTGGGCAAGGGCGTCTGGCTGCCGCTGGTGCTCAACGGCCAGTCGCGGGTGGACGGCATGAGCGTCGAGGAGGTGCTGGTCTACACCCGGCTCGCCGCCGACACCGTCCGTCCCACCCCGATGGACCGCCCCGAGGACGTCGAGCCCAACCCGCGCACGGGGAAGGTCTACGTGGCGTGCACCAACAACACCGACCGGGGCAAGGCCGGCAAGCCCGCCGCCGACCCGGCCAACCCGCGCAACGCCAACAAGAACGGCCACGTCATCGAGATCACCGAGCGTCGCAACCGCGCCGACTCGACGGTCTTCGACTGGAACCTGCTGATCGTCTGCGGCATGCCCGAGGACGCCGGCACGTACTTCGGCGGCTGGGACGGGCCGGTCGCGCCGATCTCCAGCCCGGACAACCTGGCCTTCGACTCCGAGGGCAACCTGTGGATCTCCACCGACGGCCAGCCGGGCACCATCGGCCTGGCCGACGCCCTGCACCGCGTCCCGCTGGAGGGCGCCGAGCGCGGTCACCTGACCCAGTTCCTGGCCGTGCCCAACCAGGCCGAGACCAGCGGCCCGGTCATCCACGACAAGGACGGCTCGGTCTTCGTGGCCGTCCAGCACCCGGGTGAGGACGGCACCTGGGACGACCAGCAGTCGTTCTTCCCCGACTACGTGGCCGCCGGTGCCCGCCCGGGCAAGGGCGAGTGGCGCGGCCCGCGTCCCTCCGTCGTCCAGGTGACCCGCAAGCGCTGA
- a CDS encoding alcohol dehydrogenase catalytic domain-containing protein, producing MQAVTWHGKRDVRVEEVPDPVIVDDTDVIIQVTSSGLCGSDLHLYETLGAFLHPGDVLGHEPMGRVVEKGRAVSNLEVGDRVVVPFQIACGRCFMCEKGLQTQCETTQVTEHDMGAALFGYTDLYGAVPGGQAEFLRVPHADYGPIKVPEGAPDDRYLFLSDVAPTAWQGLAYAGIQPGETLLVLGLGPIGEMACRIALHHGVRVIGVDLVPERIARSRSLGVDVLDLQDGDVVENVLERTSGRGADAVVDAVGMEAHGSAAAEAAQKLASWLPKPVAQPLMVTASVDRMHALKLAIEAVRRGGTVSLSGVYAGAADTLPMQTMFDKQISLRMGQANVHRWVDDLMPLVEDPSDPLGLETFATHHLPLADAAEAYRTFQRKEDGAIKIVFQP from the coding sequence ATGCAGGCAGTCACGTGGCACGGCAAGCGCGACGTGAGGGTCGAGGAGGTGCCAGACCCGGTGATCGTGGACGACACCGATGTGATCATCCAGGTCACCTCCTCCGGTCTCTGCGGGTCCGACCTCCACCTCTACGAGACGCTGGGAGCCTTCCTCCACCCCGGGGACGTCCTGGGTCACGAGCCGATGGGGCGCGTGGTCGAGAAGGGCCGGGCGGTCTCGAACCTGGAGGTCGGCGACCGGGTGGTGGTCCCCTTCCAGATCGCCTGCGGGCGCTGCTTCATGTGCGAGAAGGGTCTGCAGACCCAGTGCGAGACCACCCAGGTCACCGAGCACGACATGGGGGCCGCGCTGTTCGGCTACACCGACCTCTACGGCGCGGTCCCCGGCGGTCAGGCCGAGTTCCTGCGCGTCCCGCACGCCGACTACGGCCCGATCAAGGTGCCGGAGGGGGCCCCGGACGACCGTTACCTCTTCCTCTCCGACGTGGCGCCCACCGCCTGGCAGGGGCTGGCCTACGCCGGCATCCAGCCCGGTGAGACGCTGCTGGTGCTCGGGCTCGGACCGATCGGTGAGATGGCCTGCCGGATCGCCCTGCACCACGGGGTCCGGGTGATCGGGGTCGACCTGGTTCCCGAGCGGATCGCCCGCTCGCGCTCCCTCGGCGTGGACGTGCTGGACCTGCAGGACGGCGACGTGGTGGAGAACGTGCTGGAGCGGACGTCGGGCCGCGGGGCCGACGCCGTGGTCGACGCGGTCGGCATGGAGGCCCACGGGTCCGCCGCCGCGGAGGCCGCCCAGAAGCTGGCCAGCTGGCTGCCGAAGCCGGTGGCCCAGCCGCTGATGGTCACCGCGAGCGTCGACCGGATGCACGCCCTGAAGCTGGCCATCGAGGCCGTGCGCCGGGGCGGCACCGTGTCCCTCAGCGGCGTCTACGCCGGCGCGGCGGACACCCTGCCGATGCAGACCATGTTCGACAAGCAGATCTCGCTGCGGATGGGCCAGGCCAACGTGCACCGCTGGGTGGACGACCTGATGCCGCTGGTCGAGGACCCGTCCGACCCGCTGGGACTGGAGACCTTCGCCACCCACCACCTCCCGCTCGCCGACGCCGCCGAGGCCTACCGCACCTTCCAGCGCAAGGAGGACGGGGCGATCAAGATCGTCTTCCAGCCCTGA